One window of Dechloromonas sp. ZY10 genomic DNA carries:
- a CDS encoding metal ABC transporter permease, translated as MQWTSPDFALFALPFANGLLLALLLPLLGAYLRLRDEWLAALAYAHVAAAGALLAASAALPPVAGGLAASAVAGAGKQALQRRLSGAAAQVFLLLASWALAVLLVANNPLAESLGHALFDGQLYFAGWQQLALAGGALLLTLLGLRRWSADLLLARLYPDFLRLRGRPAWPVLAGFDLLAALCLALATMTLGVMGAFALVFIPAWLAFRRAASWRRGLLLALACGLLAYLAAFALALGLDQPFGPVLALLLLLAVVLG; from the coding sequence ATGCAGTGGACCTCGCCTGATTTCGCGCTCTTTGCGCTGCCCTTTGCCAACGGCCTGCTGCTGGCCTTGCTGCTACCGCTGCTCGGCGCCTACCTGCGCCTGCGCGACGAATGGCTGGCGGCGCTGGCTTACGCCCACGTTGCCGCCGCCGGCGCCTTGCTCGCGGCCAGCGCGGCGTTGCCGCCGGTGGCTGGCGGGTTGGCCGCCAGCGCCGTTGCCGGGGCTGGCAAGCAGGCCCTGCAACGCCGGCTCAGCGGCGCCGCCGCCCAGGTGTTCCTGCTCCTCGCCAGTTGGGCGCTGGCGGTGCTCTTGGTTGCCAACAACCCGCTCGCCGAAAGCCTGGGCCACGCACTGTTCGACGGCCAGCTTTACTTTGCCGGCTGGCAGCAGCTGGCATTGGCCGGCGGCGCGCTGTTGCTGACGCTGCTCGGGCTGCGCCGCTGGTCGGCCGACCTGCTGCTTGCCCGGCTCTACCCGGATTTTTTACGTCTGCGCGGCCGTCCGGCCTGGCCGGTGCTCGCCGGCTTCGACCTGCTTGCCGCGCTGTGTCTGGCGCTGGCGACCATGACTCTGGGTGTGATGGGCGCCTTCGCGCTGGTCTTCATCCCGGCCTGGCTCGCCTTTCGCCGTGCCGCCAGCTGGCGGCGGGGGCTGCTGCTGGCGCTGGCTTGCGGGCTGCTGGCCTACCTCGCCGCCTTTGCCCTGGCGCTCGGCCTCGATCAGCCGTTCGGGCCGGTACTGGCCTTGTTGCTGCTGCTGGCGGTGGTCTTGGGCTGA
- a CDS encoding ATP-binding cassette domain-containing protein: protein MAPLLQLSGVVAGWPGAADTPVGKAVSLALAAGEIVGLAGPNGVGKSSLLALIAGGGAHCIAGELQRAAGLRINWQRQEVPPFAGLPLNGHELLALTGAAAVGLPPWLADKLDWRLDRLSGGQRHFLALWAVLQAPGDLVLLDEPTNNLDVAGVRWLAAHLRDRAAAGAGLLVVSHDADFLAACCDRIVHLEAAHAVDLA from the coding sequence ATGGCGCCGCTGCTGCAACTCTCCGGGGTGGTCGCCGGCTGGCCGGGGGCGGCGGATACCCCTGTCGGCAAGGCAGTCAGCCTGGCGTTGGCGGCCGGTGAAATCGTCGGCCTGGCCGGGCCCAACGGCGTCGGCAAAAGCAGCCTGCTGGCGTTGATCGCCGGCGGCGGTGCCCACTGCATCGCAGGTGAGTTGCAGCGGGCGGCAGGCTTGCGCATCAACTGGCAACGTCAGGAAGTGCCGCCCTTTGCCGGCCTGCCGCTGAATGGACACGAACTGCTGGCGCTGACCGGTGCTGCCGCTGTCGGCCTGCCGCCCTGGCTGGCCGACAAGCTGGATTGGCGGCTCGACCGCCTTTCCGGCGGGCAGCGGCACTTTCTCGCGCTGTGGGCGGTACTGCAGGCGCCGGGCGATCTGGTGCTGCTCGACGAGCCGACCAACAATCTCGATGTAGCCGGCGTGCGCTGGCTGGCCGCGCATCTGCGCGATCGTGCGGCGGCTGGCGCCGGCCTGCTGGTGGTCAGCCACGACGCCGATTTTCTCGCCGCCTGCTGCGACCGCATCGTTCATCTGGAGGCCGCGCATGCAGTGGACCTCGCCTGA
- a CDS encoding metal ABC transporter substrate-binding protein: MKKSFFLFVSSLLATLAHADLAVFATVPEWGALASEIGGGKAKVYTATTARQDPHRIEARPSLLAQARRAQLVVATGADLEIGWLPLVLRDAGNAAIQPGQPGYFEAAQQVRLLDVPTVLDRAHGDVHAAGNPHLHLDPRNLLAVGDALSRRMAELDAANATVYQQNWQKFRARWQAAISRWEAQAAPLKGLPVLEHHTSYAYLAHWLGLRIVGALEPKPGVEPSSSHLSGLLQRQQGAQAAKLILRTAYQAEGPSQWLAAKAGIPALQLPYTVGGTAEAGDLFGLFDDSVQRLLKAL; this comes from the coding sequence ATGAAAAAAAGTTTTTTCCTGTTTGTCAGCAGCTTGCTGGCGACGCTGGCTCACGCCGATCTCGCGGTCTTTGCCACGGTCCCGGAATGGGGTGCGCTGGCCAGTGAAATCGGTGGCGGCAAGGCCAAGGTGTATACCGCGACCACCGCCCGTCAGGACCCGCACCGGATCGAGGCACGGCCTTCGCTGCTGGCGCAGGCGCGGCGGGCGCAACTGGTGGTCGCCACCGGCGCCGACCTCGAAATCGGCTGGCTGCCGCTGGTCCTGCGCGATGCTGGCAATGCCGCGATCCAGCCGGGGCAGCCCGGTTATTTCGAAGCGGCGCAGCAGGTCCGCCTGCTCGATGTGCCGACGGTGCTCGACCGCGCGCACGGCGACGTGCATGCGGCGGGCAATCCGCACCTCCACCTCGACCCGCGCAACCTGCTGGCGGTGGGCGACGCGCTGAGCCGCCGCATGGCCGAGCTGGATGCGGCCAATGCCACGGTCTACCAGCAAAACTGGCAAAAATTCCGCGCCCGCTGGCAGGCCGCGATCAGTCGCTGGGAGGCGCAGGCCGCGCCGCTCAAGGGGCTGCCGGTGCTGGAGCATCACACCTCTTACGCCTACCTTGCGCACTGGCTGGGCTTGCGCATTGTCGGTGCGCTCGAACCCAAACCCGGGGTTGAGCCAAGCAGCAGCCACCTCAGCGGCTTGCTGCAGCGGCAGCAGGGGGCGCAGGCGGCCAAACTGATCCTGCGCACCGCCTACCAGGCCGAAGGCCCTAGCCAGTGGCTGGCGGCCAAGGCCGGGATTCCGGCGCTGCAACTGCCTTACACCGTCGGCGGTACCGCCGAAGCCGGCGATCTGTTCGGCCTTTTCGACGACAGCGTCCAACGTTTGCTGAAAGCCCTGTGA
- a CDS encoding TonB-dependent receptor, producing the protein MRQTLLSAMIAGIFLPLPLLAAESADLAAIRSQIAEMKQAYEQRIAALESKLAAAERQTTPAVAPAGPAAAEPAAPRSERGSSRASAFNPEVSLILQGQYTQMKNVAGRGITGFWPAAGHSHGGNEVEAANRRGFNVDHSELVLSANIDPNWRGQAILAMRDREVEVEEAWFQSLGLGSGFGLKGGRFRSGIGYLNEQHPHMWDFAGAPLMYSALFGEHGSYVQDGVQAKWLAPTPFFLEFGAESGRGAGFPGSERNRNGAGSGAVFAHIGNDFGDSHSWRAGLSYLKTATRQRLAEVHDANDVHGEAGLNAGSQTWIADFVWKWAPDGNPKYRNFKLQGEYFSRSENGDIGCAAEVSGSGEACSGTRDSYRRRQNGWYLQAVYQFTPNWRAGLRHEQLAANSARIGTLAAAELGSENALFKDFTPKRSSAMIDYSWSEFSRVRLQYAQDKSMQGLTDHQWTLQYIMSLGAHGAHKF; encoded by the coding sequence ATGCGTCAAACCCTCCTGTCGGCCATGATTGCCGGCATCTTTCTGCCTCTTCCCCTTCTTGCCGCCGAGTCTGCCGATCTGGCTGCCATTCGTTCCCAGATTGCCGAAATGAAGCAGGCCTATGAGCAGCGGATTGCCGCGCTCGAAAGCAAGCTGGCCGCCGCCGAGCGCCAGACGACGCCGGCCGTAGCCCCTGCTGGTCCGGCTGCGGCTGAACCGGCAGCACCCCGCAGCGAGCGCGGCAGTAGCCGGGCCAGCGCCTTCAATCCGGAAGTCTCGCTGATCCTGCAAGGGCAATATACGCAGATGAAGAATGTCGCCGGTCGCGGTATCACCGGTTTCTGGCCGGCGGCCGGGCACAGCCACGGCGGTAACGAAGTCGAGGCCGCCAACCGGCGCGGCTTCAATGTCGATCACAGCGAGTTGGTGCTCTCCGCGAATATCGACCCGAACTGGCGCGGCCAGGCGATCCTGGCCATGCGCGACCGCGAGGTTGAAGTCGAAGAAGCCTGGTTCCAGTCGCTCGGTCTGGGCAGCGGCTTCGGCCTCAAGGGCGGGCGTTTCCGCTCCGGGATCGGCTACCTCAACGAGCAGCATCCGCACATGTGGGATTTCGCCGGCGCGCCGCTGATGTATTCCGCGCTCTTCGGCGAGCACGGTAGTTACGTGCAGGACGGCGTGCAGGCCAAGTGGTTGGCGCCGACCCCGTTCTTCCTCGAATTCGGCGCCGAAAGCGGGCGTGGGGCCGGCTTCCCCGGCAGCGAGCGCAACCGCAACGGTGCCGGTAGTGGCGCGGTCTTTGCCCACATCGGCAACGACTTCGGCGATTCGCACAGCTGGCGCGCCGGCCTTTCTTACCTCAAGACCGCGACCCGGCAGCGGCTGGCCGAGGTGCACGACGCCAACGACGTGCACGGCGAGGCTGGGCTCAACGCCGGCAGCCAGACCTGGATCGCCGATTTCGTCTGGAAATGGGCGCCCGATGGCAATCCCAAGTACCGCAATTTCAAGCTGCAGGGCGAATACTTCAGCCGCAGCGAAAACGGCGACATCGGTTGCGCTGCCGAAGTCTCCGGTAGCGGCGAGGCCTGCAGCGGTACCCGCGACAGCTACCGCCGCCGGCAGAATGGCTGGTATCTGCAGGCGGTGTACCAATTCACGCCCAACTGGCGCGCCGGTCTGCGTCACGAGCAGCTGGCGGCCAACAGTGCGCGCATCGGCACGCTGGCAGCGGCCGAGCTGGGCAGCGAGAATGCCTTGTTCAAGGATTTCACGCCCAAGCGTTCGTCGGCGATGATCGACTACAGCTGGAGCGAGTTTTCGCGCGTCCGTCTGCAATACGCGCAGGACAAGTCGATGCAGGGCCTGACCGATCACCAATGGACCCTGCAGTACATCATGAGCCTGGGCGCCCACGGCGCGCACAAGTTCTGA
- a CDS encoding class I SAM-dependent rRNA methyltransferase, whose translation MAQLILMPGKERSAMKRHPWLFAGSVGRLEGRARPGDTVEVLSDNLKPLGRAAYSPSSQIRARFWTFDADESVDDAFFKRRIAQAVARRQALPELRGQQGLRLIHAESDGLPGVVADQYGDTVVVQLTSAGADKWRNAIVHGLIKATGCARIYERSDSDVRGLEGLEPTVGWLHGAPTEGERPGLVIDEYGVKLAVDVVGGHKTGFYLDQRDNRAWLRSVAADKDILNCFCYTAGFSLQALAGGARSVLSIDSSGPALAQAQANLALNPQLPAERAEWQEADVFQALRDFRKAGRSFDLIVLDPPKFAPSAAHADRAARAYKDINLLGFRLLRPGGLLMTYSCSGGIGLELFQKIVAGAALDAGRSARIVRRLSGTADHPVALNFPEGEYLKGLLVQVD comes from the coding sequence ATGGCCCAATTGATCCTGATGCCGGGCAAGGAACGCTCGGCAATGAAGCGGCATCCCTGGTTGTTTGCCGGTTCGGTCGGTCGTCTCGAAGGGCGGGCGCGTCCGGGCGATACCGTCGAAGTCCTCTCCGACAACCTCAAGCCGCTGGGGCGGGCTGCTTACAGCCCGAGCTCTCAGATCCGCGCCCGCTTCTGGACCTTTGATGCCGACGAGTCGGTCGACGATGCCTTCTTCAAGCGCCGCATTGCGCAAGCCGTCGCCCGCCGTCAGGCCCTGCCCGAGTTGCGTGGCCAGCAGGGGCTGCGCCTGATCCACGCCGAATCGGATGGCCTGCCCGGCGTCGTCGCTGATCAGTATGGCGATACGGTGGTGGTGCAGCTGACCTCGGCCGGCGCCGACAAGTGGCGCAACGCGATTGTCCACGGGCTGATCAAGGCCACCGGCTGTGCTCGCATCTACGAGCGTTCCGACTCCGACGTGCGCGGTCTCGAAGGCCTGGAGCCGACCGTCGGCTGGCTGCACGGCGCGCCGACCGAAGGTGAGCGGCCGGGGCTGGTGATCGACGAGTACGGGGTCAAGCTCGCGGTCGACGTCGTCGGCGGCCACAAAACCGGCTTCTACCTCGACCAGCGCGACAACCGCGCCTGGCTGCGCAGCGTCGCTGCCGACAAGGACATCCTCAACTGCTTCTGCTACACCGCCGGCTTCTCGCTGCAGGCGCTGGCCGGCGGCGCCCGTTCGGTGCTCTCGATCGACTCCTCCGGGCCGGCGCTGGCGCAGGCGCAGGCCAACCTCGCGCTCAACCCGCAGCTGCCGGCCGAACGCGCCGAGTGGCAGGAGGCTGATGTCTTCCAGGCGCTGCGCGATTTCCGCAAGGCCGGGCGCAGCTTCGACCTGATCGTGCTCGATCCGCCCAAGTTTGCCCCGTCGGCGGCGCATGCCGACCGCGCGGCCCGCGCCTACAAGGACATCAACCTGCTCGGCTTCCGCCTGCTGCGGCCGGGCGGCCTGTTGATGACCTATTCCTGTTCCGGCGGCATCGGTCTGGAGCTGTTCCAGAAGATCGTCGCCGGCGCCGCGCTCGACGCCGGTCGCTCGGCGCGCATCGTCCGCCGCCTGTCGGGCACCGCCGATCATCCGGTCGCCTTGAACTTTCCCGAGGGGGAATACCTCAAAGGCCTGCTCGTTCAGGTTGATTGA
- a CDS encoding diguanylate cyclase domain-containing protein, protein MTAFASSEFELIEKLHDNRQTRVYRARRIHDGLPVILKILSDDHPSPESLPRHRREYQLLQLLGEMPGIIKPLDLIDINGSLTIVTEDIGAESLDRILKQTNLSLQQSLELAIAITRALSEVHRAQIIHKDINPANVIWNRSRGDVRLIDFGIASQLAQETQGFLSPKQLEGTLAYTAPEQTGRINRPLDYRADLYSLGITLYELFAGTRPFTEREGIELIHAHIALPATPPHQVHPRVPTMVSRIIMRLIEKMADDRYQSADGVLHDLQICLSAHRSLGSIPDFLLSEGDAPTHFQLPQKLYGRSEEVATILSACSNANAGQASLLLVLGSPGVGKSALVREVYKPLTEQQGNFIVGKFDQYQRDIPFSAWTQAFQELCNLLLQEDDAVLARWRELILESIGPLGRVLTDVIPSIELIIGPQPEIPQLDGDKAQNRLNYVFGNFIRAICQPEHPLVVFIDDWQWADAGSLALLRFILSGGADHLLLIGAYRDSEVDSTHPLHAALADVARSGCPIESLKLDNLRPEHVAQMVNDTLGEHAECEGLADLLYEKTHGNAFFLTQLLTDLHEGGALYFNRNKRRWQCDREKILAAEISGNVIDLMVRRIRNLPGSTQKAILKAACLGDRFRLGTLSRLLGEPPYIVANYLEAALHEGVLLPIGSAYRYAQQKDNRSQVHYRFVHDRVRQAAYSLIEPEAREQTHFRIAEIWLRGKQDKDHEYSIFDIANQYNAGRRLIQGRAGRSELRKINFLAGEKAKQAADQATALSYLRQALDLREENCWQEQRSETETLLLSAADSALLCKDYVLMEQWLDEYLAHVSETFALIAASKIRLQAYVVQNRLEEAVDVGLAALKRLGCKLDKTPGKLRNLLKLMQTRLAIRSKSFTDLHALPAMTDRRQLETMELLGLLLPPAYWTYPDLLAQVVFQMVRDTLTHGYSPNAGYGLSWWGITESALLNNIDSGVVFGDFAIELAKKHGLRLQQPLFFVGWIVLKYKHHLRKTLPLLQQAYAISLEKGDFEYASYARNNEMQARLHCGTPLAELLPEMGLAHRDLTRFQLGSSLYWHAIWWQTALNFAAPSDNATVLSGSAYDERGEIQKHLAASDHSTLFLLYCAKTMLSVYFGEGQKANDYAHEARIRLNAGTGMYAHTLFHFLESLLLMQSPQANESAVQQHVAANQKKLAHSAQYAPSNHRHQWLLVEAERLRLNKQYESALLHYEEAIDVAREHGFLHEEALALELTAGFHRSRKRSRLAAHYLRQAIQTYEAWGAKAKVIQLRKQYPMELLGLSQNDIRPSTETHLSFRSTLHGSEGFDLEAASQASLAISGEIMLPALTRMLLRIAIKNSGAQRAALILQQHGEFSIEAVGCSDRDIEVSLLSRPLDEQSDLPVPRTLIQYVGRTQKSLVIDDARDRSVFSRDPYFLRERPISILCEPIVRQGKLLGMLYLENNLTVGTFAANRLTLLRLLAAQAAISIENALLYSGLEEKVEERTRELRDSLSTQEQLNSELQSAYAKLHTANSKLEELANTDGLTSLANRRHLAERLNYEIGRCAREGQALSLLICDLDNFKRYNDIYGHVCGDDCLRAVAGEIRQVFSRSSDLVARYGGEEFVVLLPGIESEEAQRLAERMRQNVLALAIPHAGNASYGIATISVGCHTRQVSSDCRLSDIIENADRALYEAKAQGRNLVVANSGQHDWPPTAADRDSLEP, encoded by the coding sequence ATGACGGCTTTCGCCAGCTCCGAATTCGAGCTTATCGAGAAACTGCACGATAACCGGCAGACCCGGGTATATCGCGCCCGCCGGATTCACGACGGCCTGCCGGTGATCCTGAAAATCCTCAGCGACGACCACCCGTCCCCGGAGTCGCTGCCCCGGCACCGACGCGAATACCAGTTGCTGCAGTTGCTTGGCGAAATGCCGGGGATCATCAAGCCACTCGACCTGATCGACATCAACGGTTCGCTGACGATCGTCACCGAAGACATCGGCGCCGAATCGCTCGACCGGATACTGAAGCAAACCAATCTCAGCCTGCAACAGTCGCTCGAACTGGCCATTGCCATCACCCGCGCCCTGAGCGAAGTGCATCGAGCCCAGATCATCCACAAGGACATCAACCCGGCCAATGTGATCTGGAACCGGAGCAGAGGCGATGTACGCCTGATCGATTTCGGCATCGCCTCGCAACTGGCACAGGAAACCCAGGGTTTCCTGAGCCCGAAGCAACTCGAAGGAACGCTTGCCTACACCGCCCCCGAACAGACTGGCCGCATCAACCGTCCGCTCGACTACCGGGCCGACCTGTATTCCCTGGGCATCACCCTGTACGAACTTTTTGCCGGCACCCGGCCATTTACCGAGCGCGAAGGGATCGAACTGATCCACGCCCACATTGCATTACCGGCCACGCCACCGCACCAGGTCCATCCGAGGGTACCGACGATGGTGTCGCGGATCATCATGCGCCTGATCGAGAAAATGGCCGATGACCGCTACCAGAGTGCAGACGGCGTCCTGCACGACCTGCAGATCTGCCTGTCCGCACACCGCAGCCTGGGCAGCATCCCCGATTTCCTGCTCAGCGAAGGCGACGCCCCGACCCATTTCCAGCTGCCGCAGAAGCTTTACGGTCGCAGCGAGGAAGTGGCCACCATCCTCTCCGCCTGCTCCAACGCCAATGCCGGACAAGCCTCGCTGCTGTTGGTACTCGGCTCCCCCGGGGTTGGCAAGAGCGCGCTGGTGCGCGAGGTGTACAAGCCGCTGACGGAGCAGCAAGGCAATTTCATCGTCGGAAAATTCGACCAGTACCAACGCGACATTCCCTTTTCAGCCTGGACCCAGGCGTTTCAAGAATTGTGCAACCTGCTGCTGCAGGAAGACGATGCCGTTCTCGCACGGTGGCGGGAACTGATCCTGGAAAGCATCGGCCCCCTCGGGCGGGTACTCACCGATGTCATTCCGTCGATCGAGCTGATCATCGGTCCCCAGCCGGAAATACCGCAACTTGATGGCGACAAGGCGCAAAACCGCCTCAACTATGTCTTCGGCAATTTCATCAGGGCGATCTGCCAGCCAGAGCATCCGCTGGTCGTCTTCATTGATGACTGGCAATGGGCTGATGCCGGCTCGCTGGCGCTGCTCCGCTTCATTCTCAGCGGCGGCGCCGATCACCTGCTGCTGATTGGTGCATATCGCGACAGCGAGGTCGACTCAACGCATCCGCTACACGCGGCCTTGGCGGATGTCGCCCGTTCCGGCTGCCCGATCGAAAGCCTGAAACTTGACAATCTGCGCCCGGAACACGTGGCGCAAATGGTCAACGACACGCTGGGAGAACACGCCGAGTGCGAGGGACTAGCCGACCTGCTCTATGAAAAGACGCATGGCAACGCATTCTTCCTGACCCAGTTGCTGACCGACCTGCACGAAGGCGGAGCCCTGTATTTCAACCGTAACAAGCGCCGCTGGCAATGCGATCGGGAAAAGATTCTGGCCGCAGAAATTTCGGGCAATGTGATCGACCTGATGGTCAGACGCATTCGCAATCTGCCCGGTAGCACCCAGAAGGCCATTCTCAAGGCCGCTTGCCTGGGCGATCGTTTTCGCCTCGGAACGCTCTCCCGACTGCTCGGCGAGCCACCCTACATCGTCGCCAACTATCTTGAAGCGGCCCTGCACGAGGGTGTGCTGCTGCCAATCGGCTCTGCCTACCGTTACGCTCAGCAGAAGGACAACCGCAGCCAGGTGCATTACCGATTCGTGCACGATCGGGTCCGCCAGGCCGCATACAGCCTGATCGAACCCGAGGCCCGCGAGCAGACCCACTTCCGGATCGCCGAAATCTGGCTACGCGGCAAACAGGACAAGGATCACGAATACAGCATTTTCGATATTGCCAACCAGTACAACGCCGGCCGGCGCCTGATTCAAGGAAGGGCCGGGCGCAGCGAACTCCGCAAAATCAACTTCCTGGCCGGCGAAAAGGCCAAGCAGGCAGCCGACCAGGCGACCGCCCTCAGTTACCTCCGGCAGGCACTCGACCTGCGCGAGGAGAATTGCTGGCAGGAGCAACGCAGCGAAACCGAAACCCTGCTGTTGAGCGCCGCTGACAGTGCCCTGCTGTGCAAGGATTATGTGCTGATGGAGCAGTGGCTGGACGAATATCTGGCGCATGTCAGCGAAACCTTTGCGCTGATTGCCGCCAGCAAGATTCGCCTGCAGGCTTACGTAGTCCAGAACCGCCTGGAAGAAGCTGTGGACGTTGGCCTGGCCGCTCTGAAGCGCCTCGGCTGCAAGCTCGACAAGACCCCGGGCAAGCTGCGCAATCTGCTCAAGCTGATGCAGACCCGGTTGGCCATCCGCAGCAAATCGTTTACCGACCTGCATGCCCTGCCGGCAATGACCGACCGCCGCCAGCTCGAAACCATGGAATTGCTAGGCTTGTTGCTGCCGCCGGCCTACTGGACCTATCCGGACCTGCTCGCTCAGGTCGTGTTCCAGATGGTGCGCGACACGCTGACTCACGGCTACTCGCCCAATGCCGGTTACGGGCTGAGCTGGTGGGGAATCACCGAAAGCGCACTGCTCAACAACATCGACTCTGGCGTCGTTTTTGGCGATTTTGCGATCGAACTGGCGAAAAAACACGGCCTGCGCTTGCAACAGCCGCTGTTTTTTGTTGGCTGGATTGTCCTGAAATACAAGCATCACCTGCGCAAAACACTACCCTTGTTGCAGCAGGCTTACGCCATCTCGCTGGAAAAAGGGGATTTCGAATACGCCTCGTATGCCCGCAACAATGAAATGCAGGCGCGCCTCCATTGCGGCACGCCCCTGGCCGAACTGCTGCCCGAGATGGGTCTTGCCCACCGCGACCTGACCCGCTTTCAACTCGGCTCGTCGCTCTACTGGCATGCCATCTGGTGGCAAACGGCGCTCAACTTTGCCGCCCCCAGCGACAACGCTACCGTTCTTTCAGGCTCGGCCTACGACGAACGCGGCGAGATCCAGAAGCACCTGGCCGCCAGCGACCACAGTACGCTCTTTCTGCTTTATTGCGCCAAAACCATGCTCTCGGTGTATTTTGGAGAAGGTCAGAAAGCCAATGATTACGCCCACGAAGCCAGAATTCGCCTGAATGCCGGAACCGGCATGTACGCCCATACCCTGTTCCATTTCCTCGAATCCCTGTTGCTGATGCAGTCGCCACAGGCGAACGAAAGTGCCGTCCAGCAACACGTTGCTGCCAACCAGAAGAAACTGGCCCACAGCGCCCAATACGCACCGAGTAACCACCGCCATCAATGGCTGCTGGTCGAGGCAGAACGGTTGCGTCTGAACAAACAATATGAAAGCGCGCTGCTTCACTACGAAGAGGCGATCGATGTAGCCAGGGAACACGGTTTCCTGCACGAGGAAGCCCTGGCGCTCGAATTAACAGCTGGCTTCCATCGTTCGCGCAAGCGTTCGCGCCTGGCTGCCCATTATTTGCGCCAGGCCATCCAGACCTACGAGGCGTGGGGCGCCAAAGCCAAGGTCATCCAATTGCGCAAGCAATACCCGATGGAATTGCTGGGCCTCTCGCAAAACGACATTCGCCCTTCGACCGAAACCCACCTGTCGTTCCGCAGCACCCTGCACGGCAGCGAAGGCTTCGATCTGGAAGCTGCCAGCCAGGCCTCGCTCGCAATTTCAGGCGAAATCATGCTGCCGGCACTGACCCGGATGCTACTGCGGATTGCGATCAAGAACTCCGGTGCCCAACGGGCAGCGCTGATCCTGCAACAGCATGGCGAATTTTCGATCGAAGCGGTGGGCTGTTCCGACCGGGACATTGAGGTCAGTCTGTTATCCCGACCACTGGATGAGCAATCCGACCTGCCGGTCCCCCGCACCCTGATCCAGTATGTTGGACGCACCCAGAAATCGCTGGTCATCGATGATGCCCGCGATCGCAGCGTTTTTTCGCGCGACCCATATTTTCTGCGCGAGCGTCCGATTTCCATCCTCTGCGAGCCGATTGTCCGCCAAGGCAAGCTGCTCGGCATGCTCTACCTCGAAAACAACCTGACTGTCGGCACCTTTGCCGCCAACCGGCTGACTCTGCTCCGCTTGCTGGCCGCCCAGGCTGCGATTTCGATCGAAAATGCACTGCTCTACAGCGGCCTGGAAGAAAAAGTCGAAGAACGCACCCGCGAGTTGCGCGACTCGCTATCCACGCAAGAGCAGTTAAACAGCGAACTGCAGTCCGCTTATGCCAAACTGCACACGGCAAACAGCAAGCTGGAGGAACTGGCGAATACCGACGGTCTCACCAGCCTGGCCAACCGCCGCCACCTCGCAGAACGCCTGAACTATGAAATCGGCCGCTGCGCCCGCGAAGGCCAGGCCTTGTCGCTGCTGATCTGCGACCTCGACAACTTCAAACGGTACAACGACATCTACGGTCATGTCTGCGGCGACGATTGTCTGCGGGCAGTGGCCGGCGAAATCCGTCAGGTCTTTTCCCGCAGCAGCGATCTGGTGGCCCGCTACGGCGGCGAGGAGTTTGTCGTGCTGTTGCCGGGCATCGAGAGCGAAGAGGCTCAGCGACTGGCCGAGCGCATGCGTCAGAACGTTCTGGCCCTGGCCATTCCCCATGCCG